CCGTCCTGGTCGAGCCGGGCCCCCCATCGACGAACAGCTTGGCCTTGTGGCGACCGTCCGAACGGAGATGCGTGGTCAGCACGCCGCTGTCGGAGATCTTGCCCGGTTGCGTCTGCGCTTCCAGCACGATGGCGCCGGCGCCGTCGCCGAACAGCACGCACGTGCCGCGGTCGTTCCAGTCGAGGATACGCGAGAAGGTTTCCGCGCCGATCACCAGCGCGCGCTTGTAGGCGCCGGTGCGCAGGAAATTGTCGGCAGTGGCGAGCGCGAACACGAAGCCGGAGCAGACCGCCTGGAGGTCGAACGCCACGCCATGGTTGATCCCGAGCCCGTGCTGGACGGCGACTGCGGTCGCCGGAAACGTGTTGTCGGGCGTCGAGGTCGCGAGCACGATCAGATCGATCGCCTGCGGATCGAGCCGGGCATGAGCGAGCGCGGCGCGCGCCGCCTTGATCGCAAGGTGCGAGGTGAACTCGTCGTCGGCCGCGATGTGACGCTCGCGAATGCCCGTGCGTTGCACGATCCACTCGTCCGATGTGTCGATGCGGGCCGCCAACTCGGCATTGGTCACGACACGCTCCGGCAAATAGCTGCCGCAGCCGAGCACGACCGATCGAATTTGAGTCACGAAACAGCCTCCTGCGCGGTCGGCACTGAAGTCAGCGCGCCACCGTCGCGGTTGAGCATCTGATTGATCTTGTTCAGGAGATCGTAGTGGACCATCTCATAGCCAACATCGATCGCATAGGCAAAGCCTTCGGCGCTGATTCCGCCGTGGCTCTTGACCACGAGGCCCCTCAATCCGAGGAACACACCGCCATTGGACTTGTTCGGGTCCATCTTGTCGCGCAGGGCCTGGAAAGCACCGCGCGCGAAGAGGTAGCCCAGCTTGGACAACCAGCTCCGCTGCATCTCGTTACGGAGCAATTCCGCCATCTGCCGCGCGGTTCCCTCGGCCGCCTTGAGTGCGATATTGCCGCTGAAACCTTCGGTGACGATGACGTCGGCCAGTCCCTTGCCGATGCCGTCACCCTCGACGAAGCCGAGATAGTCGAGCTCCGGCAGGTTCATCGCGCGCAGCTTTTCGCCGGCCTCGCGGATCTCCTCGTGTCCCTTGATCTCCTCGGTTCCGATATTGAGCAGGCCGACCGAGGGGCGCGGCTTGTCGAACAGCACACTCGCCATCGCCGCGCCCATGACTGCGAGCGACACCAGATGGTGCGCATCGCCGCCGATGGTGGCGCCGAGGTCGAGCACGACGGAATCGCCGCGCTTGGTCGGCCATAACCCGGCAATAG
This region of Bradyrhizobium sp. CCGUVB1N3 genomic DNA includes:
- a CDS encoding beta-ketoacyl-ACP synthase III, with translation MTQIRSVVLGCGSYLPERVVTNAELAARIDTSDEWIVQRTGIRERHIAADDEFTSHLAIKAARAALAHARLDPQAIDLIVLATSTPDNTFPATAVAVQHGLGINHGVAFDLQAVCSGFVFALATADNFLRTGAYKRALVIGAETFSRILDWNDRGTCVLFGDGAGAIVLEAQTQPGKISDSGVLTTHLRSDGRHKAKLFVDGGPGSTRTVGHLRMEGKEVFKHAVGMITDVIVDAFNATGMTAEDIHWFIPHQANKRIIDASAHKLHIAPQKVVLTVDKHGNTSAASIPLALSVAVKDGRVKKGDLLLLEAMGGGFTWGSALVRW
- the plsX gene encoding phosphate acyltransferase PlsX; its protein translation is MPSKVRIALDAMGGDVGAPVVIPGAAISLARHPDTEFLLVGDRAKIEPELQRHPSLKAASKVIHTDVAVGMEDKPSQALRRGRKTSSMWLAIDAVKKGEADVAVSAGNTGALMAMSRFHLRTLPGIDRPAIAGLWPTKRGDSVVLDLGATIGGDAHHLVSLAVMGAAMASVLFDKPRPSVGLLNIGTEEIKGHEEIREAGEKLRAMNLPELDYLGFVEGDGIGKGLADVIVTEGFSGNIALKAAEGTARQMAELLRNEMQRSWLSKLGYLFARGAFQALRDKMDPNKSNGGVFLGLRGLVVKSHGGISAEGFAYAIDVGYEMVHYDLLNKINQMLNRDGGALTSVPTAQEAVS